From a region of the Eublepharis macularius isolate TG4126 chromosome 7, MPM_Emac_v1.0, whole genome shotgun sequence genome:
- the LOC129334090 gene encoding uncharacterized protein LOC129334090, which produces MDGQPDMAPDHLARALEAVTAWLKQSRLKLNPVKTEVLQLGRGLPDVGIQLPALDGTPLATLPVVKSLGVLLDVSLSMEVQVTAVAKSAFFHLCQIRQLAPYLTPQDLVTVTHATVTSRLDYCNSFYAGLPLGVIRKLQLVQNAAAQVLTGISYQSHITPVLRQLHWLPVEFRIMFKVLVLTFKALSGLGPAYLRDRLSLYVPRRPLR; this is translated from the coding sequence atggacggccagccagacatggccccagaccatctggccagagctctggaggctgtgacggcatggttgaaacagagcaggctgaaactgaacccagtgaagacggaggtcctgcagctgggacgggggctgccagatgttgggatccagctccctgccctggatgggacaccactggcaactttgccagtggtgaagagtctgggcgtgctcctggatgtctCCTTGTCGATGGAGGtgcaggtcacggcggttgccaagtctgcatttttccatctttgtcagatcaggcaacttgccccctacctgacgccccaggacctggttacagtgacccatgcaacggtcacctccaggctagattactgtaactcattctacgctgggctacccctgggcgtgatccggaaactacaactggtccagaatgcagcggcgcaggtcctgactggtatatcctaccagtcacatatcacacctgtcctgcgccagctgcactggcttccagttgaatttcGAATCatgttcaaggtattggttcttacctttaaagccctgagcgggttgggaccggcatatcttcgggaccgcctctccctgtatgttccccggagaccgcttcgataa